In Candidatus Nitronauta litoralis, one DNA window encodes the following:
- a CDS encoding ribonuclease Z: MKTILQARLVNNPLGDPGLFVEFLYEKRAMLIDLGEIHRLSPSNLLKVSDVFVTHTHMDHFIGFDRLLRVVFGQGKTIRLYGPVNFIENVKGKLAGFTWNLVDRYEESVNLEVTEVHPDRLLKATFRALDRFEPSNEHEVPFDGKTLLDEETFRVETAILEHRVPCLGYAMIEKPRVNIDKDKLDTLKLFPGPWLSRFKQIIQENGAAEADSLEVTILDEQGRRNEQRSVEELKRELVVTTEGQKIAYITDTVYNEENSARIVDLVQGADRFFCESPFLAEEEDRARDRCHLTSAQAGTLARRAAVRNLHVFHFSSRHTHQTKRLIQEALAAYRQPPVTTE; the protein is encoded by the coding sequence ATGAAAACAATCCTGCAAGCCAGACTGGTCAATAATCCGTTGGGTGACCCAGGGCTTTTCGTCGAGTTTCTTTACGAAAAGCGGGCCATGCTGATCGATCTTGGAGAGATCCACCGGTTATCTCCGTCCAATTTACTCAAGGTGTCCGATGTGTTTGTCACCCACACACACATGGATCACTTTATTGGATTCGACCGCCTCCTGCGTGTGGTGTTCGGGCAGGGCAAGACCATACGCTTATACGGTCCGGTAAATTTTATCGAGAACGTTAAGGGCAAGCTCGCCGGTTTCACCTGGAACCTGGTGGATCGCTATGAAGAATCGGTCAACCTCGAAGTGACCGAGGTGCACCCGGACCGCCTGCTCAAGGCAACTTTCAGGGCGCTCGATCGTTTTGAACCATCGAATGAACACGAGGTCCCCTTTGATGGCAAAACCCTGCTCGATGAAGAAACCTTCAGGGTGGAGACGGCGATCCTGGAACACCGTGTGCCTTGTCTGGGATACGCCATGATCGAAAAACCCAGAGTCAATATTGATAAAGATAAACTCGATACGTTGAAATTGTTTCCCGGTCCCTGGCTCAGCAGGTTTAAACAGATCATTCAGGAGAACGGAGCGGCTGAAGCCGATTCGCTGGAGGTCACCATCCTCGACGAACAGGGACGGCGTAACGAGCAACGCTCGGTTGAGGAACTGAAACGCGAACTGGTGGTGACGACTGAAGGGCAAAAAATCGCCTACATTACGGACACGGTTTATAACGAGGAGAACAGTGCGCGAATCGTCGACCTCGTTCAGGGAGCCGACCGGTTTTTTTGTGAGTCACCCTTTTTAGCCGAGGAAGAAGACCGGGCGCGTGACCGTTGTCATCTGACCTCAGCGCAAGCCGGGACTCTGGCCCGCCGCGCCGCTGTGCGCAACCTGCACGTGTTTCATTTTTCTTCAAGACACACGCATCAAACCAAGCGTCTCATTCAGGAAGCCCTGGCAGCCTATCGCCAACCGCCGGTTACCACTGAATAA
- a CDS encoding peptide chain release factor 2 (programmed frameshift), whose protein sequence is MLLEELKKQTQDLATRIDRIRGFLDVDQKQQEIASLDEQIAAPNFWDDNTVAQKTQQRRSTLRRSVEIWENLHKENEDLETLVTMSEEEGDDSMLDECTGMIENLEKMLAEAELKAMLSGDQDSNNALVSINSGAGGTESQDWAQMLFRMYLRWGEVRGYKTEVLDMQYGEEAGIKSATVHIIGDYAYGYLRSEIGVHRLVRISPFDANKRRHTSFASVFVYPEVEDDFEIDIKEDDLKIDVYRASGPGGQGVNTTDSAVRITHKPSGIVVQCQNERSQHKNKASAMKVLKARLFEVEREKQEEEKKEMEKQKKKIEWGSQIRSYVLHPYRMVKDLRTGVESGNVDAVLDGDLDKFIEAFLLGVTKEGDSG, encoded by the exons ATGTTACTTGAAGAGCTGAAAAAACAAACCCAGGACCTCGCCACGCGAATCGACCGCATCCGGGGGTTTCTT GACGTCGATCAAAAACAGCAGGAAATCGCCTCTCTGGACGAGCAAATCGCCGCTCCCAACTTCTGGGATGACAACACCGTAGCCCAGAAAACTCAACAGCGTCGTTCGACATTGCGGCGCAGTGTCGAGATCTGGGAAAACCTGCATAAAGAAAACGAAGACCTCGAAACGCTGGTGACCATGTCCGAGGAGGAGGGTGACGACTCCATGCTCGACGAATGCACCGGCATGATCGAAAACCTCGAAAAAATGCTGGCCGAGGCGGAACTCAAGGCCATGCTCTCCGGAGATCAGGATTCCAACAATGCCCTGGTGTCCATCAACTCAGGCGCAGGGGGAACCGAGTCGCAGGACTGGGCCCAGATGTTGTTCCGCATGTACCTGCGCTGGGGAGAGGTGCGCGGCTACAAAACGGAAGTGCTCGACATGCAGTATGGCGAAGAGGCTGGCATCAAGAGCGCAACGGTGCATATTATTGGTGATTACGCCTACGGCTACCTGCGTTCGGAAATTGGCGTTCACCGTCTGGTTCGTATTTCCCCGTTCGATGCCAACAAACGACGACACACCTCGTTCGCTTCCGTTTTCGTTTACCCGGAAGTGGAAGACGATTTTGAAATCGACATTAAAGAAGACGATCTTAAGATCGACGTGTATCGCGCTTCGGGGCCTGGCGGGCAGGGGGTTAACACCACCGACTCTGCCGTGCGTATCACCCATAAGCCGAGCGGGATTGTGGTGCAGTGCCAGAATGAACGCTCTCAGCACAAGAACAAGGCTTCGGCCATGAAGGTGCTCAAGGCACGCCTGTTTGAAGTGGAACGTGAAAAGCAGGAAGAAGAAAAAAAGGAAATGGAGAAGCAGAAGAAAAAAATTGAATGGGGCAGTCAGATCCGCTCCTATGTTCTGCATCCTTACCGTATGGTCAAGGATCTGCGCACCGGTGTGGAAAGCGGCAACGTCGATGCGGTACTCGACGGCGACCTCGACAAGTTCATCGAGGCGTTCCTGCTGGGTGTGACCAAGGAAGGGGATTCCGGTTGA
- a CDS encoding tetratricopeptide repeat protein: protein MSRSRKCVAVFATEPVTGKIGGLGVRQLEVARELSRHFEVRLLTPFKVTAHNEPFPIKQIIYEKPSTLSPHVKWADSIYAIALSVLPVAKRHNKPVAADLLVPEYFENLEGMPLDIFHAQEKCERFGNTISRTARLLNSADFFLAPTERGRDFYLGQLTMLGRLRPDDYKHDPKFRSLIDVAPFGIPDHEPRKGQPLFRGQLPNVGAEDFILLWGGSLANWFDAMTPLKAVARLKRKYPKLKLIFTGSKHPVWGKLPDAYQEVVKFSKQKKMFEQNVFIFSDWVPYEEHDRYLTESDAGVSTFYDHIENHFSFRIRVLDYLWGNLPILTNPGNTQSALIEQKKLGRVVPFGNERELAKSIEWMMNNPAEMEILRRNIQEVKKGFHWSRVLEPLVRFCHEPRRAASLFDDQGIPNDRKQQSSTFVFDPNQFAETVPGHPAMRLTLANHAHKEGKADTAAAHLLEYLDLYGTGLETSLFKNPLFGLSTDFPFESLKKLIPDHPHAQLLEAKLALDADDADRAQALVEEELSLFGDCPEAIFLQGLIYQHRGLHAEAVEPFQSVAENLPGHLPFLLPLADSLVACGKVSKARKLYTKIWRESQTGPHSGEEWLRTRVALAIAKMDAEIRPELETLNKYFKRDRTNETLAHLVASQLELDGKRLEQNGDDETARTFYQSAWKQNGKTSGEGWIRVVAALNLAKLEKDRKPEIETLHHCLSRDPENERLAYAVASTLERQGQKREARNMFEGFTTSFKDRSILGSVWYRLALLSPKNKQKQMVRKCLTFHPGHRAARDLLRSL from the coding sequence ATGTCCCGGTCTAGAAAATGCGTGGCGGTTTTTGCCACCGAACCGGTAACAGGGAAAATCGGCGGGCTGGGTGTACGTCAATTGGAAGTCGCCCGGGAGTTGTCCCGGCATTTTGAAGTACGCCTGCTCACACCATTCAAGGTCACGGCGCACAACGAACCTTTTCCAATCAAGCAAATCATTTACGAAAAACCCTCGACACTTTCCCCCCATGTAAAGTGGGCCGATTCGATTTATGCCATCGCCCTGTCTGTATTGCCAGTGGCAAAGCGACACAACAAACCGGTGGCGGCAGACCTGCTGGTCCCTGAATACTTTGAAAATCTGGAAGGGATGCCCCTTGATATTTTTCATGCACAGGAAAAATGCGAACGCTTCGGCAACACCATCTCCCGGACCGCGCGGCTATTAAACTCTGCCGATTTTTTTCTGGCACCGACTGAGCGGGGCCGTGACTTCTATCTCGGCCAACTCACCATGCTGGGTCGCCTGCGCCCGGACGACTACAAGCACGACCCCAAATTTCGATCGCTGATCGATGTGGCTCCTTTTGGAATTCCTGACCATGAACCGCGGAAGGGACAACCGTTATTTCGAGGGCAGTTACCCAATGTCGGTGCCGAGGATTTCATCCTGTTATGGGGAGGGTCGCTTGCCAACTGGTTTGATGCCATGACACCGCTTAAAGCAGTCGCCCGGCTCAAGAGAAAATACCCGAAACTCAAACTGATCTTCACTGGAAGCAAACACCCGGTATGGGGGAAATTACCCGACGCTTACCAGGAAGTGGTTAAGTTTTCCAAACAGAAAAAAATGTTCGAGCAAAATGTTTTTATTTTTTCAGACTGGGTGCCCTACGAAGAACACGACAGGTACCTGACAGAATCCGATGCCGGAGTGTCTACCTTTTACGATCACATTGAAAACCATTTTTCATTCCGCATCCGGGTGCTCGACTATCTCTGGGGCAACCTGCCCATCCTGACCAATCCCGGCAACACACAAAGTGCTCTCATTGAACAAAAAAAACTGGGACGCGTCGTACCTTTCGGAAACGAGAGAGAACTTGCGAAATCCATTGAGTGGATGATGAATAATCCGGCTGAAATGGAAATACTGCGCAGGAATATTCAGGAGGTCAAAAAAGGTTTTCACTGGTCCAGGGTTCTCGAACCTCTGGTCCGGTTTTGCCATGAACCCAGACGCGCCGCATCTCTGTTCGATGATCAAGGCATTCCCAATGACCGCAAACAGCAATCGTCCACCTTTGTTTTTGATCCCAATCAATTTGCCGAGACCGTACCCGGCCATCCTGCAATGCGACTCACCCTTGCAAATCATGCTCATAAGGAAGGGAAAGCAGACACCGCCGCGGCCCACCTTCTGGAGTACCTGGATTTATATGGCACCGGGCTGGAGACTTCCCTTTTTAAAAACCCGCTGTTTGGACTTTCTACAGACTTTCCATTTGAGTCATTGAAAAAACTGATCCCGGATCACCCTCACGCTCAATTGCTGGAGGCTAAACTGGCGCTGGACGCTGATGACGCAGATCGGGCCCAGGCGCTGGTCGAAGAAGAATTGTCGCTTTTTGGCGATTGTCCAGAAGCGATTTTCCTGCAGGGCCTTATTTACCAGCATAGAGGCCTGCATGCTGAAGCTGTGGAACCTTTTCAATCAGTAGCGGAAAACCTACCGGGGCATTTACCGTTTTTACTGCCTTTGGCCGACAGCCTCGTGGCATGCGGAAAAGTCAGCAAAGCCCGCAAGCTGTATACAAAAATCTGGCGCGAATCCCAAACCGGTCCACACTCAGGAGAAGAGTGGTTGCGTACCCGGGTTGCCCTTGCGATCGCTAAAATGGATGCTGAAATTCGGCCTGAACTGGAAACTCTGAATAAATATTTTAAAAGGGACCGTACCAACGAAACCCTGGCTCATCTGGTGGCCTCTCAACTGGAACTGGATGGCAAACGACTGGAACAAAATGGCGATGATGAAACTGCCAGAACTTTTTACCAGTCCGCCTGGAAACAAAATGGCAAGACTTCAGGCGAGGGCTGGATAAGGGTGGTTGCTGCTCTCAACCTGGCTAAACTTGAAAAAGACCGGAAACCGGAAATCGAGACTCTCCACCATTGCCTGAGTCGGGACCCTGAAAACGAGCGCCTGGCTTATGCCGTGGCTTCAACGCTTGAACGGCAAGGTCAAAAAAGGGAAGCCCGCAATATGTTTGAGGGCTTTACCACATCATTCAAGGATCGCTCCATTCTGGGCAGCGTATGGTACCGGCTGGCACTCTTATCGCCAAAAAACAAGCAAAAACAAATGGTTAGAAAGTGCCTGACGTTTCATCCCGGGCACCGGGCAGCACGCGACCTGCTTCGCTCCCTATAA